One window of the Melanotaenia boesemani isolate fMelBoe1 chromosome 14, fMelBoe1.pri, whole genome shotgun sequence genome contains the following:
- the LOC121653102 gene encoding lysine-specific demethylase 4A-like isoform X2, whose product MTTETPAQREGFRIMTFTPSKEEFKDFSQYIGHMESEGAHRAGIAKIIPPKGWKPRKSYNNIDDLVIPAPVQQVVTGQSGLFTQYNIQKKPMTVHEFRKTSKLDKFCSPRYVNFGELERKFWKNLTFNPPLYGADVSGTLYDPDVTEWNIGHLNTILDTVESESDIKIKGVNTPYLCFGMWKSAFAWHTEDMDLYSISYLHYGEPQSWYAVPPEHGRKLERLAKGFFPGNTQSCEAFLRHKMTLISPSILKKYGIPYKKVTQEAGQFIVTFPFAYHAGFNHGFNCSESTNFATQRWIDYGKQATLCSCRQDVVKIPMDVFVRKFQPDRYKLWKTGKDNTPIDHSKLTPEAAEFQKKDEIDPAKESSTEASFEEPTTPVQEDKSPKHQTGTKREHEAVETSEDVKSDLTVKETKAVEAKKSKLSTKKPPMKVIGTPDTLKVQQEPKKEKDAKPQSKYPCKASNKKTSNRRSPAKKEKNGVTSADICPPEAVEKKVMSQSTEEAWSRVEPQVETNSSPAQNIFQRTLSPADVLHVHSYAKGDYGEEVQPKEEEKSDDSDEKEKDIRYISKEVKEVVAAYGELENDLEELPGHHPLIKECISDEEGPDELPTVEEGDLEGETWAKPLVHLWQSRPPNLKKEREYNQRMGSKYPYCSICMLFHTYQQTEGTNNVDSPVKVAGGQMRTKPLIPEMCFTTTTEEDSECEEQPITLFLEDDGTSLLISCSQCSVRVHTTCYGVDPVSVSKEWKCARCEANAMTESCCLCWLRGGALQKTSNDKWVHVLCAVAVLEARFININKRSPVDLSAIPLQRFKLKCYYCKKRMKKASGCCVQCSHGRCPTAYHPTCAQAAGVLMQPDEWPFVVHVTCCRHKGPTQIERNKAAMHELIVGQKVICKHKNGRYYQCDVVQLSKETFYEVNFDDGSFSDNLFPEDIVSRDCAQLGPPPQGDVVQVRWTDGLVYGAKFVAAHVIQMYLVEFEDGSQLTAKRDDVYSLEEELPKRVKSRLSKASDMRFDGIFEEKEIIQESKRQRVINSRYRGDYIEPVIYRAIME is encoded by the exons ATGACTACAGAGACGCCAGCCCAAAGGGAGGGGTTCAGGATAATGACGTTCACCCCTTCCAAAGAAGAGTTCAAGGACTTTAGCCAGTATATTGGCCATATGGAATCAGAAGGAGCGCACAGAGCTGGGATAGCTAAA atTATACCACCTAAGGGTTGGAAACCCAGAAAGTCATACAATAACATTGATGACCTGGTGATTCCTGCTCCGGTTCAGCAGGTGGTGACTGGCCAGTCAGGACTTTTCACCCAGTACAACATCCAGAAGAAACCAATGACTGTCCATGAGTTCAGAAAGACCTCTAAGTTGGACAA GTTTTGCAGTCCAAGATATGTAAATTTTGGGGAGCTGGAGAGGAAATTTTGGAAGAACCTGACCTTTAATCCTCCACTTTATGGGGCTGATGTCAGTGGGACGCTGTATGATCCA GATGTGACTGAGTGGAACATCGGTCATCTAAATACCATCCTGGACACTGTGGAGAGTGAGAGTGACATCAAGATTAAAGGAGTCAACACACCATACCTCTGTTTTGGGATGTGGAAGAGTGCTTTTGCATGGCACACAGAAGACATGGATCTATACAGCATTAGCTACCTGCACTACGGAGAGCCGCAATCATG GTATGCTGTCCCACCAGAACACGGGAGAAAACTGGAACGACTTGCCAAAG GTTTTTTCCCTGGGAATACTCAGAGCTGTGAAGCCTTCCTGCGCCACAAGATGACTTTAATTTCACCCTCAATCCTGAAAAAATATGGTATACCATATAAGAAG GTCACCCAGGAAGCTGGACAGTTCATTGTGACATTCCCATTTGCCTATCATGCTGGTTTCAACCACGGCTTCAACTGCTCTGAGTCAACCAACTTTGCCACACAGCGATGGATTGATTATGGAAAGCAAGCAACTCTG TGTTCATGCCGCCAGGACGTGGTAAAGATACCGATGGATGTGTTTGTACGCAAGTTTCAGCCTGACCGTTACAAACTATGGAAAACGGGAAAAGACAACACTCCTATCGACCACTCCAAACTCACCCCAGAGGCGGCAGAGTTTCAGAAGAAAGATGAGATCGATCCCGCTAAAGAGAGCTCCACTGAAGCTTCATTTGAGGAGCCTACTACTCCTGTCCAGGAGGACAAAAG TCCAAAGCATCAGACTGGGACAAAGCGTGAGCATGAAGCTGTTGAGACGTCAGAAGATGTCAAATCTGATCTGACAGTGAAGGAAACTAAGGCGGTGGAGGCTAAGAAGTCCAAACTGTCAACCAAGAAGCCTCCAATGAAAGTTATTGGCACACCAG ACACATTAAAAGTCCAGCAGGAACCTAAGAAGGAGAAGGATGCTAAGCCACAGTCTAAATATCCCTGCAAAGCCAGCAACAAGAAAACTTCAAACAGACGAAGTCctgcaaaaaaagagaaaaatggtgTGACATCTGCAGATATTTGTCCTCCTGAAGCTGTTGAGAAAAAAGTGATGTCCCAAAGTACTGAGGAGGCATGGAGCAGAGTGGAGCCTCAGGTGGAAACTAATTCCAGCCCCGCGCAAAACATATTTCAGAGGACACTGAGCCCTGCAGACGTCCTTCATGTTCACAGCTATGCCAAAGGTGATTATGGAGAAGAAGTTCAGCcaaaggaagaggaaaagagtGACGATAGCGATGAGAAGGAGAAAGACATCAGATATATCAGCAAAGAA gTGAAAGAAGTAGTGGCAGCATATGGGGAACTGGAGAATGATCTGGAGGAACTGCCAGGCCACCATCCACTTATAAAGGAATGCATCAGTGATGAAG AGGGCCCAGATGAGCTTCCCACAGTAGAGGAGGGTGATTTGGAGGGGGAGACCTGGGCTAAGCCTCTGGTTCATCTGTGGCAGAGCAGACCTCCCAACCTTAAGAAGGAGAGGGAGTATAACCAGCGCATGGGATCCAAATATCCATACTGCTCCATCTGCATGCTATTCCACACATACCAACAG ACTGAGGGTACGAACAATGTAGACAGTCCTGTCAAGGTGGCTGGTGGGCAGATGCGGACCAAACCTCTAATCCCAGAGATGTGTTTCACCACTACCACAGAGGAGGACTCTGAGTGTGAAGAACAGCCTATTACACTTTTTCTCGAGGACGATGGAACCAGCCTCCTCATCAGCTGCTCACAGTGCAGTGTTCGGGTGCACACCA CATGTTATGGCGTAGATCCAGTCAGTGTGAGCAAGGAGTGGAAGTGTGCACGCTGTGAAGCCAATGCCATGACTGAG AGCTGCTGCTTGTGTTGGTTAAGGGGTGGAGCCTTGCAGAAAACCAGCAACGATAA GTGGGTTCATGTGCTCTGTGCCGTGGCTGTGCTGGAGGCACGCTTTATTAACATCAATAAAAGAAGTCCTGTGGATTTAAGTGCAATTCCTCTGCAGAGGTTTAAGTTG AAATGTTACTACTGTAAGAAACGGATGAAAAAAGCGTCCGGCTGCTGTGTGCAATGCTCTCATGGCCGCTGTCCTACTGCTTATCATCCCACCTGTGCCCAAGCTGCTGGAGTGCTAATGCAGCCGGACGAATGGCCCTTTGTGGTCCACGTTACCTGCTGTCGACACAAAGGCCCCACTCAGATTGAG CGCAATAAAGCAGCGATGCATGAGCTTATTGTGGGACAGAAAGTCATATGCAAGCACAAGAATGGCCGTTACTACCAGTGTGATGTGGTGCAGCTGTCTAAAGAAACCTTCTATGAAGTCAACTTTGATGATGGTTCCTTCAGTGATAACCTCTTCCCAGAAGACATTGTG AGCCGTGACTGCGCTCAGCTTGGACCTCCACCACAGGGTGATGTTGTTCAGGTGCGATGGACGGACGGGCTGGTGTACGGGGCCAAATTTGTGGCAGCTCATGTCATTCAAATGTACCTG GTGGAATTTGAAGATGGATCACAGCTTACGGCTAAGAGAGATGATGTCTACTCTCTGGAAGAAGAACTCCCGAAGAGAGTCAAATCCAGACTG TCTAAAGCTTCAGACATGAGGTTTGATGGCATCTTTGAAGAAAAGGAGATCATCCAGGAGTCAAAGAGACAGAGAGTTATCAACTCGCGTTACAGGGGGGACTACATTGAGCCTGTGATTTACAGAGCCATCATGGAGTAA
- the LOC121653102 gene encoding lysine-specific demethylase 4A-like isoform X1: MTTETPAQREGFRIMTFTPSKEEFKDFSQYIGHMESEGAHRAGIAKIIPPKGWKPRKSYNNIDDLVIPAPVQQVVTGQSGLFTQYNIQKKPMTVHEFRKTSKLDKFCSPRYVNFGELERKFWKNLTFNPPLYGADVSGTLYDPDVTEWNIGHLNTILDTVESESDIKIKGVNTPYLCFGMWKSAFAWHTEDMDLYSISYLHYGEPQSWYAVPPEHGRKLERLAKGFFPGNTQSCEAFLRHKMTLISPSILKKYGIPYKKVTQEAGQFIVTFPFAYHAGFNHGFNCSESTNFATQRWIDYGKQATLCSCRQDVVKIPMDVFVRKFQPDRYKLWKTGKDNTPIDHSKLTPEAAEFQKKDEIDPAKESSTEASFEEPTTPVQEDKSPKHQTGTKREHEAVETSEDVKSDLTVKETKAVEAKKSKLSTKKPPMKVIGTPDTLKVQQEPKKEKDAKPQSKYPCKASNKKTSNRRSPAKKEKNGVTSADICPPEAVEKKVMSQSTEEAWSRVEPQVETNSSPAQNIFQRTLSPADVLHVHSYAKGDYGEEVQPKEEEKSDDSDEKEKDIRYISKEQVKEVVAAYGELENDLEELPGHHPLIKECISDEEGPDELPTVEEGDLEGETWAKPLVHLWQSRPPNLKKEREYNQRMGSKYPYCSICMLFHTYQQTEGTNNVDSPVKVAGGQMRTKPLIPEMCFTTTTEEDSECEEQPITLFLEDDGTSLLISCSQCSVRVHTTCYGVDPVSVSKEWKCARCEANAMTESCCLCWLRGGALQKTSNDKWVHVLCAVAVLEARFININKRSPVDLSAIPLQRFKLKCYYCKKRMKKASGCCVQCSHGRCPTAYHPTCAQAAGVLMQPDEWPFVVHVTCCRHKGPTQIERNKAAMHELIVGQKVICKHKNGRYYQCDVVQLSKETFYEVNFDDGSFSDNLFPEDIVSRDCAQLGPPPQGDVVQVRWTDGLVYGAKFVAAHVIQMYLVEFEDGSQLTAKRDDVYSLEEELPKRVKSRLSKASDMRFDGIFEEKEIIQESKRQRVINSRYRGDYIEPVIYRAIME; this comes from the exons ATGACTACAGAGACGCCAGCCCAAAGGGAGGGGTTCAGGATAATGACGTTCACCCCTTCCAAAGAAGAGTTCAAGGACTTTAGCCAGTATATTGGCCATATGGAATCAGAAGGAGCGCACAGAGCTGGGATAGCTAAA atTATACCACCTAAGGGTTGGAAACCCAGAAAGTCATACAATAACATTGATGACCTGGTGATTCCTGCTCCGGTTCAGCAGGTGGTGACTGGCCAGTCAGGACTTTTCACCCAGTACAACATCCAGAAGAAACCAATGACTGTCCATGAGTTCAGAAAGACCTCTAAGTTGGACAA GTTTTGCAGTCCAAGATATGTAAATTTTGGGGAGCTGGAGAGGAAATTTTGGAAGAACCTGACCTTTAATCCTCCACTTTATGGGGCTGATGTCAGTGGGACGCTGTATGATCCA GATGTGACTGAGTGGAACATCGGTCATCTAAATACCATCCTGGACACTGTGGAGAGTGAGAGTGACATCAAGATTAAAGGAGTCAACACACCATACCTCTGTTTTGGGATGTGGAAGAGTGCTTTTGCATGGCACACAGAAGACATGGATCTATACAGCATTAGCTACCTGCACTACGGAGAGCCGCAATCATG GTATGCTGTCCCACCAGAACACGGGAGAAAACTGGAACGACTTGCCAAAG GTTTTTTCCCTGGGAATACTCAGAGCTGTGAAGCCTTCCTGCGCCACAAGATGACTTTAATTTCACCCTCAATCCTGAAAAAATATGGTATACCATATAAGAAG GTCACCCAGGAAGCTGGACAGTTCATTGTGACATTCCCATTTGCCTATCATGCTGGTTTCAACCACGGCTTCAACTGCTCTGAGTCAACCAACTTTGCCACACAGCGATGGATTGATTATGGAAAGCAAGCAACTCTG TGTTCATGCCGCCAGGACGTGGTAAAGATACCGATGGATGTGTTTGTACGCAAGTTTCAGCCTGACCGTTACAAACTATGGAAAACGGGAAAAGACAACACTCCTATCGACCACTCCAAACTCACCCCAGAGGCGGCAGAGTTTCAGAAGAAAGATGAGATCGATCCCGCTAAAGAGAGCTCCACTGAAGCTTCATTTGAGGAGCCTACTACTCCTGTCCAGGAGGACAAAAG TCCAAAGCATCAGACTGGGACAAAGCGTGAGCATGAAGCTGTTGAGACGTCAGAAGATGTCAAATCTGATCTGACAGTGAAGGAAACTAAGGCGGTGGAGGCTAAGAAGTCCAAACTGTCAACCAAGAAGCCTCCAATGAAAGTTATTGGCACACCAG ACACATTAAAAGTCCAGCAGGAACCTAAGAAGGAGAAGGATGCTAAGCCACAGTCTAAATATCCCTGCAAAGCCAGCAACAAGAAAACTTCAAACAGACGAAGTCctgcaaaaaaagagaaaaatggtgTGACATCTGCAGATATTTGTCCTCCTGAAGCTGTTGAGAAAAAAGTGATGTCCCAAAGTACTGAGGAGGCATGGAGCAGAGTGGAGCCTCAGGTGGAAACTAATTCCAGCCCCGCGCAAAACATATTTCAGAGGACACTGAGCCCTGCAGACGTCCTTCATGTTCACAGCTATGCCAAAGGTGATTATGGAGAAGAAGTTCAGCcaaaggaagaggaaaagagtGACGATAGCGATGAGAAGGAGAAAGACATCAGATATATCAGCAAAGAA caggTGAAAGAAGTAGTGGCAGCATATGGGGAACTGGAGAATGATCTGGAGGAACTGCCAGGCCACCATCCACTTATAAAGGAATGCATCAGTGATGAAG AGGGCCCAGATGAGCTTCCCACAGTAGAGGAGGGTGATTTGGAGGGGGAGACCTGGGCTAAGCCTCTGGTTCATCTGTGGCAGAGCAGACCTCCCAACCTTAAGAAGGAGAGGGAGTATAACCAGCGCATGGGATCCAAATATCCATACTGCTCCATCTGCATGCTATTCCACACATACCAACAG ACTGAGGGTACGAACAATGTAGACAGTCCTGTCAAGGTGGCTGGTGGGCAGATGCGGACCAAACCTCTAATCCCAGAGATGTGTTTCACCACTACCACAGAGGAGGACTCTGAGTGTGAAGAACAGCCTATTACACTTTTTCTCGAGGACGATGGAACCAGCCTCCTCATCAGCTGCTCACAGTGCAGTGTTCGGGTGCACACCA CATGTTATGGCGTAGATCCAGTCAGTGTGAGCAAGGAGTGGAAGTGTGCACGCTGTGAAGCCAATGCCATGACTGAG AGCTGCTGCTTGTGTTGGTTAAGGGGTGGAGCCTTGCAGAAAACCAGCAACGATAA GTGGGTTCATGTGCTCTGTGCCGTGGCTGTGCTGGAGGCACGCTTTATTAACATCAATAAAAGAAGTCCTGTGGATTTAAGTGCAATTCCTCTGCAGAGGTTTAAGTTG AAATGTTACTACTGTAAGAAACGGATGAAAAAAGCGTCCGGCTGCTGTGTGCAATGCTCTCATGGCCGCTGTCCTACTGCTTATCATCCCACCTGTGCCCAAGCTGCTGGAGTGCTAATGCAGCCGGACGAATGGCCCTTTGTGGTCCACGTTACCTGCTGTCGACACAAAGGCCCCACTCAGATTGAG CGCAATAAAGCAGCGATGCATGAGCTTATTGTGGGACAGAAAGTCATATGCAAGCACAAGAATGGCCGTTACTACCAGTGTGATGTGGTGCAGCTGTCTAAAGAAACCTTCTATGAAGTCAACTTTGATGATGGTTCCTTCAGTGATAACCTCTTCCCAGAAGACATTGTG AGCCGTGACTGCGCTCAGCTTGGACCTCCACCACAGGGTGATGTTGTTCAGGTGCGATGGACGGACGGGCTGGTGTACGGGGCCAAATTTGTGGCAGCTCATGTCATTCAAATGTACCTG GTGGAATTTGAAGATGGATCACAGCTTACGGCTAAGAGAGATGATGTCTACTCTCTGGAAGAAGAACTCCCGAAGAGAGTCAAATCCAGACTG TCTAAAGCTTCAGACATGAGGTTTGATGGCATCTTTGAAGAAAAGGAGATCATCCAGGAGTCAAAGAGACAGAGAGTTATCAACTCGCGTTACAGGGGGGACTACATTGAGCCTGTGATTTACAGAGCCATCATGGAGTAA
- the plaat1 gene encoding phospholipase A and acyltransferase 1 isoform X1, whose translation MDKQQQNSAMASNDPDLPNLSGDPQPGDLIEIFRPAYQHWALYLGDGYIINLTPVDESQAAAMSSVKSVFSRKAVVRMQLLKEVVGSDSYRVNNKYDHNHTPLPICEIIEQAQVLIGQEVSYDLLGSNCEHFVTLLRYGEGVSEQATRAIGAISLVTAAASAFSVMGLINTRSRNRPF comes from the exons ATggataaacaacaacaaaactctGCT ATGGCCTCTAATGACCCTGACCTTCCTAACCTCTCTGGTGACCCCCAACCTGGTGACCTCATTGAGATCTTCAGACCAGCCTATCAGCACTGGGCTCTCTATCTGGGAGATGGTTACATCATCAACTTGACTCCTGTTG ATGAGAGCCAGGCAGCTGCCATGTCCAGTGTGAAGTCTGTCTTCAGCAGGAAGGCTGTGGTGCGCATGCAGCTGCTGAAGGAGGTGGTGGGAAGTGATTCATATCGTGTCAACAACAAGTACGACCACAACCACACACCCCTGCCCATCTGTGAGATCATCGAGCAAGCTCAAGTCCTCATCGGCCAGGAGGTGTCTTATGACTTGCTGGGGAGCAACTGCGAGCACTTTGTCACCCTACTGCGCTACGGAGAGGGGGTGTCCGAGCAG GCTACACGGGCCATTGGGGCCATCAGTTTGGTGACGGCAGCAGCCAGTGCCTTCTCTGTCATGGGACTGATCAACACAAGGTCCAGAAACAGGCCTTTCTGA
- the plaat1 gene encoding phospholipase A and acyltransferase 1 isoform X2, protein MASNDPDLPNLSGDPQPGDLIEIFRPAYQHWALYLGDGYIINLTPVDESQAAAMSSVKSVFSRKAVVRMQLLKEVVGSDSYRVNNKYDHNHTPLPICEIIEQAQVLIGQEVSYDLLGSNCEHFVTLLRYGEGVSEQATRAIGAISLVTAAASAFSVMGLINTRSRNRPF, encoded by the exons ATGGCCTCTAATGACCCTGACCTTCCTAACCTCTCTGGTGACCCCCAACCTGGTGACCTCATTGAGATCTTCAGACCAGCCTATCAGCACTGGGCTCTCTATCTGGGAGATGGTTACATCATCAACTTGACTCCTGTTG ATGAGAGCCAGGCAGCTGCCATGTCCAGTGTGAAGTCTGTCTTCAGCAGGAAGGCTGTGGTGCGCATGCAGCTGCTGAAGGAGGTGGTGGGAAGTGATTCATATCGTGTCAACAACAAGTACGACCACAACCACACACCCCTGCCCATCTGTGAGATCATCGAGCAAGCTCAAGTCCTCATCGGCCAGGAGGTGTCTTATGACTTGCTGGGGAGCAACTGCGAGCACTTTGTCACCCTACTGCGCTACGGAGAGGGGGTGTCCGAGCAG GCTACACGGGCCATTGGGGCCATCAGTTTGGTGACGGCAGCAGCCAGTGCCTTCTCTGTCATGGGACTGATCAACACAAGGTCCAGAAACAGGCCTTTCTGA